One region of Kineococcus radiotolerans SRS30216 = ATCC BAA-149 genomic DNA includes:
- a CDS encoding UDP-glucose 4-epimerase produces MADPESAVDKSAKKSPPIADRDPDRAGKASNVSPTNTAGGLPPRLIWLIVGIIVVAVAVIVGIWVYLPDLFVPDNVQPTPADPNARVTAEISARSPLGVLSGAVMAAAAAGIGVVVSHHTASLTRAALEETRRANDLTDQRDVTGARDDRFGKAVEQLGHTAAAVRLGGMHSLFRLADEDRGRVPTVVDILCAYLRQPFHHPDHDAPADSDETTGDGDATADVAETGPHQPRPRAWQPSDEVVRDLRDAEAEVRRTAQRLITAMLPLIDGNTPPIEVNLRGAQLLDDFTLTGQRLGKIDLTNFYLSGDLALVEGAHIGVFRLGSRAHIGGDLTLGPGAHIDDVFWLGPGAHIGGKLWLGSDAHIGGDLTLGQGAHIDDDLQLGPGVHIGGKFWLGAHIGGDLQLGPGAHIGGEFRLGSDAHIGGDLTLGPGAHIDGVFWLGLGAHIGGDLTLGPGAHIGGDLWLGPHAHIDGVLWLREGAHIGSHLTLGEGAYIGGHLQLEQDAHIDGHLQLAQDAHSDRDLELGQDAYIEGNLRLGLGARIEGRTAAEADDVIQVAPGASIAGRAQPPWAGAVNTENMAQQGATASEDSAAASEDSTEVTE; encoded by the coding sequence ATGGCCGATCCAGAGAGCGCCGTCGACAAGTCGGCCAAGAAATCTCCACCGATCGCAGACCGCGATCCGGACCGAGCCGGTAAGGCCAGCAACGTCTCCCCGACGAACACCGCAGGCGGCCTGCCGCCCAGGTTGATCTGGCTCATCGTCGGCATCATCGTGGTCGCCGTCGCGGTCATCGTCGGCATCTGGGTGTACCTACCCGACCTGTTCGTCCCCGACAACGTGCAGCCCACGCCGGCCGACCCGAACGCCCGCGTCACCGCGGAGATCTCCGCCCGGTCGCCGCTAGGCGTCCTGTCCGGGGCGGTGATGGCTGCCGCTGCCGCCGGCATCGGTGTCGTCGTCAGTCACCACACCGCGAGCTTGACCCGAGCCGCCCTCGAGGAGACCCGCCGCGCCAACGACCTGACCGACCAGCGCGACGTCACCGGCGCCCGCGACGACCGCTTCGGCAAAGCCGTCGAGCAGCTCGGCCACACCGCCGCAGCCGTTCGACTCGGCGGCATGCACAGCCTGTTCCGCCTCGCCGACGAAGACCGGGGCCGGGTGCCGACGGTGGTCGACATCCTCTGCGCCTACCTGCGGCAGCCGTTCCACCACCCCGACCACGACGCACCGGCCGACTCAGACGAGACGACGGGCGACGGCGATGCAACCGCCGACGTTGCCGAGACCGGTCCCCACCAGCCGCGCCCTCGCGCCTGGCAGCCCAGTGATGAGGTAGTTCGTGATCTTCGAGACGCCGAAGCCGAGGTGCGCCGCACCGCCCAGCGCCTGATCACCGCAATGCTTCCCCTCATCGACGGGAACACCCCACCGATCGAGGTCAACCTGCGGGGCGCCCAACTGTTGGACGACTTCACCCTCACCGGGCAGCGCCTCGGGAAGATCGACCTCACCAACTTCTACCTCTCGGGCGACCTCGCGCTCGTCGAAGGCGCCCACATCGGTGTTTTCCGGCTGGGGTCGAGGGCGCACATCGGCGGCGACCTCACGCTGGGGCCAGGCGCCCACATCGACGACGTCTTCTGGCTGGGGCCAGGCGCGCACATCGGCGGCAAGCTCTGGCTGGGGTCGGACGCCCACATCGGCGGCGACCTCACGCTGGGGCAAGGCGCCCACATCGACGACGACCTCCAGCTGGGGCCAGGCGTCCACATCGGCGGCAAGTTCTGGCTGGGCGCCCACATCGGCGGCGACCTCCAGCTGGGGCCAGGCGCCCACATCGGCGGCGAATTCCGGCTGGGGTCGGACGCCCACATCGGCGGCGACCTCACGCTGGGGCCAGGCGCCCACATCGACGGCGTCTTCTGGCTGGGGCTGGGCGCCCATATCGGCGGCGACCTCACGCTGGGGCCAGGCGCCCACATCGGCGGCGACCTCTGGCTGGGGCCGCACGCCCACATCGACGGCGTCCTCTGGCTGAGGGAGGGCGCCCACATCGGCAGCCACCTCACGCTGGGGGAGGGCGCCTACATCGGCGGCCATCTTCAGCTGGAGCAGGACGCCCACATCGATGGCCACCTTCAGTTGGCGCAGGACGCACACAGCGACCGTGACCTCGAGCTAGGGCAGGACGCCTACATCGAGGGCAACCTCAGGCTGGGACTGGGCGCCCGCATCGAAGGGCGGACTGCCGCTGAAGCGGACGACGTCATCCAGGTCGCCCCGGGTGCCTCGATCGCCGGTCGTGCTCAGCCACCATGGGCTGGGGCAGTCAACACCGAGAACATGGCCCAACAGGGCGCCACCGCTTCAGAGGACTCTGCCGCCGCGTCGGAGGACTCGACCGAAGTGACCGAGTAG
- a CDS encoding NlpC/P60 family protein, with the protein MATITTPRPGTGAGTDATGKVDGAGNGKGGGPLKWIVGAAAGLMLAVVAAVAVLLLVVVSALSGGGGGVSGLAPSSVPGVNAVLLDAFGKAAAATPTVAPKCTGMRWSILAGIAQVESNLAAGRQISPTGDITPHIIGPALNGSGVGGNRTAIYDTDGGRWDGDTVYDRAVGAVQFIPTSWVAYGRDGNGDGVADPHNAYDVTLGAVVHLCGTSAKDLSNREQLSTALYGYNRSQTYVAKVLANIDTFDQIGVAAGGAAVPEASGRAAVVIAAARQWTGTPYSWGGGSGRPGPGGTVIGGPSRGFGRGANTVGFDCSGLTQYAYAVAGIQLPRVSSQQSLQGQRIPRSAGLEAVAPGDLIFFGSNPGAGTGIYHVAIYLGGGQMINAPRTGTFVREEAVWMSSYAGAVHFP; encoded by the coding sequence ATGGCGACCATCACGACCCCGCGGCCGGGGACGGGTGCTGGCACGGACGCCACCGGCAAGGTCGACGGCGCAGGGAACGGCAAGGGGGGTGGCCCCCTGAAGTGGATCGTCGGCGCCGCGGCGGGTCTGATGTTGGCGGTGGTCGCGGCAGTCGCGGTCCTGCTCTTGGTCGTGGTGTCCGCGCTCAGCGGCGGGGGCGGCGGTGTTTCAGGACTGGCCCCGTCCTCGGTGCCCGGCGTCAACGCGGTCCTGCTGGACGCCTTCGGCAAGGCGGCCGCGGCCACTCCCACCGTGGCACCGAAGTGCACCGGCATGCGCTGGTCGATCCTGGCCGGCATCGCTCAGGTGGAGTCCAACCTCGCCGCCGGGCGACAGATCAGCCCCACCGGCGACATCACCCCGCACATCATCGGCCCAGCGCTGAACGGCTCCGGCGTCGGCGGCAACCGCACCGCCATCTACGACACCGACGGCGGGCGCTGGGACGGCGACACCGTCTACGACCGTGCCGTGGGAGCGGTGCAGTTCATCCCCACCAGTTGGGTCGCCTACGGCCGCGACGGCAACGGCGACGGCGTCGCGGACCCGCACAACGCCTACGACGTCACCCTCGGCGCGGTGGTCCACCTCTGCGGCACCAGCGCGAAGGACCTCTCCAACCGCGAGCAGCTGAGCACCGCCCTGTACGGCTACAACCGCTCGCAGACCTACGTGGCCAAGGTCCTGGCCAACATCGACACCTTCGACCAGATCGGGGTGGCCGCCGGGGGAGCGGCCGTCCCCGAAGCCAGCGGCCGAGCCGCGGTCGTCATCGCCGCCGCCCGGCAGTGGACCGGCACGCCGTACTCCTGGGGCGGCGGATCGGGACGCCCGGGCCCGGGCGGCACCGTCATCGGTGGGCCCTCCCGCGGCTTCGGTCGAGGAGCCAACACGGTCGGCTTCGACTGCAGCGGTCTGACCCAGTACGCCTACGCCGTCGCCGGCATCCAGCTACCCCGCGTGTCCTCCCAGCAGTCCCTGCAGGGGCAGCGCATCCCGCGCTCAGCCGGCCTGGAAGCCGTCGCCCCCGGCGACCTGATCTTCTTCGGCTCCAACCCGGGCGCCGGTACCGGCATCTACCACGTCGCCATCTACCTCGGCGGGGGACAGATGATCAACGCCCCCCGCACCGGCACCTTCGTGCGCGAAGAGGCCGTCTGGATGAGCTCCTACGCCGGCGCCGTCCACTTCCCCTGA
- a CDS encoding ATP-binding protein, producing the protein MEHPIQNLCGHLLFSRDGTVWATWRLQGQAYGRRAVAEKEQIRVLHQMLYRSLGGESLHLGFEVDTDPVQVIRDMLRGLNHPLEELPEWAAEVEATTERLETDLPLSERTYWLSVPLRNSGASRLSEPLRAGTTSLLNKLGAPRGVPATAILADRLQQAAEIQALIPGPFNARPATAAETVWLYRHAQTRGLGQHDTWLPPAPSTDELKAAADMTEHELAAVQHMASPGRIGRLILDEAAVSDVPADGWRKGFRARLRRLLPSQRKVLKIVDTDDDTLVSYQSLAVLAGTPTAGAVFPGTEWLGKAEDSGVPVDWAVRMRNTAREEVLSRNQRAVKNLNDQYMQREGEISTGSHELDTVAAALTEYQALLAKDKLEVELQTITFFATSAATREQALINGATLARFYNAFGHPLERPLGEQQDAWWAMLPGTAWPKKFNDLTQISLSEGFSAAVPNVSSALGDGRGALWAVNETTLATSVVMVDLFATILANFSAAVAVAGELGSGKSYALKSLAGALVDRGARLVSIDRSSTGEYVPFGRSLGSCTVAAVLDNLDAGVYLEWSLDPLRMFPGDEGSRLAQRLLTPLLSIVPDSDVELALTYTTDPAYRAKHDIDSLQTLTEHLLDPARHDLPGANELGRKLRGLRTKSYARVLFDQTLPALDLWSSRALIFTTHGLQLPTRAELLNEHLFRKMDPEKHFGRAMYALLMSLARAVAFADPDELVFFVCDECHHITASIEGEQELEIFVREGRKVGAAAGLGSQDCENDFGSPTLRGLIPYRLVMRLTDENLARKALEWIGLEPTQEHLDEITGDLSPRDPADPDGKVDPERRGEGIFRDSYRRIGRVRILGPALEARRIAYSTTPRASSSKLLKQPTSPSTAAATPPATRPATRSDATRPATSALEPGTRTGRTTSRVTPPSTTSPSTTSPSTTSPSTTSPATPIRRPQRTSTASTGTAAAVLDKPTRVRNQAQAADVTAAAAPEASSAPGAALPPSRRKKASPRRSAAPTSTSHQPEGEPQDRDEDQG; encoded by the coding sequence ATGGAACATCCCATCCAGAACCTCTGCGGACACCTGCTCTTCTCCCGCGACGGCACCGTCTGGGCGACGTGGCGGCTGCAGGGGCAGGCCTACGGGCGTCGCGCGGTCGCGGAGAAGGAGCAGATCCGCGTCCTGCACCAGATGCTCTACCGCAGCCTGGGCGGGGAGTCCCTGCACCTGGGCTTCGAGGTCGACACCGACCCCGTCCAGGTCATCCGGGACATGCTGCGCGGTCTGAACCACCCTCTGGAGGAACTGCCGGAGTGGGCCGCTGAGGTCGAAGCCACCACCGAACGCCTCGAGACCGACCTGCCCCTGTCAGAGCGCACCTACTGGCTCAGCGTCCCGCTGCGCAACAGCGGCGCCAGCCGCCTGAGCGAGCCCCTGCGCGCCGGCACCACCAGCCTGCTGAACAAGCTCGGAGCCCCTCGGGGAGTCCCGGCCACCGCGATCCTGGCCGACCGCCTGCAGCAGGCAGCCGAGATTCAGGCCCTCATCCCCGGCCCCTTCAACGCCCGCCCAGCCACCGCCGCCGAGACCGTGTGGCTCTACCGCCACGCCCAGACCCGCGGGCTGGGCCAGCACGACACCTGGCTGCCGCCGGCCCCCAGCACCGACGAGCTCAAGGCCGCTGCCGACATGACCGAGCACGAGCTCGCCGCGGTGCAGCACATGGCCTCCCCAGGGCGCATCGGGCGACTCATCCTGGACGAGGCCGCCGTCAGCGACGTACCCGCCGACGGCTGGCGCAAGGGGTTCCGCGCCCGACTGCGACGCCTGCTGCCGTCCCAACGCAAGGTCCTCAAGATCGTCGACACCGACGACGACACACTGGTCTCCTACCAGTCCCTGGCCGTCCTCGCCGGGACGCCCACGGCCGGTGCGGTCTTCCCCGGCACCGAGTGGCTGGGCAAGGCCGAAGACAGCGGCGTGCCCGTGGACTGGGCCGTGCGGATGCGCAACACCGCCCGCGAAGAAGTCCTCTCCCGCAACCAGCGCGCCGTGAAGAACCTCAACGACCAGTACATGCAGCGCGAAGGGGAGATCTCCACCGGCAGCCACGAGCTGGACACCGTCGCCGCAGCCCTCACCGAGTACCAGGCGCTGCTGGCCAAGGACAAGCTCGAGGTCGAGCTGCAGACCATCACCTTCTTCGCCACCAGCGCCGCCACCCGGGAACAGGCCCTGATCAACGGCGCCACGCTCGCCCGCTTCTACAACGCCTTCGGCCACCCCCTGGAGCGGCCGCTGGGGGAGCAGCAGGACGCCTGGTGGGCGATGCTGCCCGGCACCGCCTGGCCCAAGAAGTTCAACGACCTGACCCAGATCTCCCTCTCAGAAGGGTTCTCGGCCGCCGTCCCGAACGTCTCCAGCGCCCTGGGCGATGGACGCGGAGCCCTGTGGGCGGTCAACGAGACCACCTTGGCCACATCGGTGGTCATGGTCGACCTGTTCGCCACCATCCTGGCCAACTTCTCCGCCGCCGTCGCCGTCGCCGGTGAGCTCGGCAGCGGGAAGTCCTACGCCTTGAAGTCGCTGGCCGGCGCCCTCGTGGACCGCGGCGCTCGCCTGGTCAGCATCGACCGCTCATCCACCGGCGAGTACGTCCCGTTCGGCCGCTCGCTGGGTTCGTGCACCGTCGCCGCCGTCTTGGACAACCTCGACGCTGGCGTGTACCTGGAGTGGAGCCTGGACCCGCTGCGCATGTTCCCCGGCGACGAAGGCTCCCGCCTGGCCCAGCGCCTGCTGACCCCGCTGCTGTCGATCGTTCCCGACAGCGACGTCGAGCTGGCCCTGACCTACACCACCGACCCCGCCTACCGGGCCAAGCACGACATCGACAGCCTGCAGACCCTGACCGAGCACCTGCTCGACCCCGCCCGCCACGACCTGCCCGGCGCGAACGAGCTGGGCCGCAAGCTGCGGGGCCTGCGCACCAAGAGCTACGCCCGGGTCCTGTTCGACCAGACGCTGCCGGCCCTGGACCTGTGGTCCTCCCGCGCCCTGATCTTCACCACCCACGGCCTGCAGCTGCCCACCCGCGCCGAACTCCTCAACGAGCACCTGTTCCGCAAGATGGACCCCGAGAAGCACTTCGGGCGCGCCATGTACGCCCTGCTGATGTCCCTGGCGCGCGCGGTGGCCTTCGCCGATCCCGACGAGCTCGTCTTCTTCGTCTGCGATGAGTGCCACCACATCACCGCCTCGATCGAAGGCGAGCAGGAGCTGGAGATCTTCGTCCGCGAGGGCCGCAAGGTCGGCGCGGCCGCCGGCTTGGGCTCACAGGACTGCGAGAACGACTTCGGCTCCCCGACGCTGCGTGGGCTGATTCCCTACCGCCTCGTCATGCGCCTGACCGACGAGAACCTCGCCCGCAAGGCGCTGGAGTGGATCGGCCTGGAGCCGACCCAGGAGCACCTCGACGAGATCACCGGCGACCTGTCTCCGCGAGACCCCGCCGACCCCGACGGCAAGGTCGACCCGGAACGGCGCGGGGAGGGCATCTTCCGCGACTCCTACCGCCGCATCGGTCGGGTCCGCATCCTCGGTCCAGCCCTCGAAGCCCGCCGCATCGCCTACTCGACCACGCCCCGCGCCAGCAGCTCCAAGCTGCTCAAGCAGCCCACCAGCCCCTCGACCGCTGCGGCCACGCCCCCGGCCACCCGCCCCGCCACCCGCAGTGACGCGACCCGACCCGCGACCTCCGCTCTCGAGCCCGGGACGCGCACCGGGCGCACCACCTCGCGCGTGACGCCTCCTTCGACGACAAGCCCGTCGACGACGAGCCCGTCGACGACGAGCCCGTCGACGACGAGCCCGGCCACACCGATCCGACGTCCCCAGCGCACCAGCACCGCCAGCACCGGCACGGCGGCCGCCGTCCTGGACAAGCCCACGCGCGTACGCAACCAAGCTCAAGCGGCGGACGTCACCGCCGCAGCAGCCCCTGAAGCCTCCAGTGCACCCGGCGCAGCCCTGCCGCCCAGCCGGCGCAAGAAGGCCAGCCCGCGACGCAGCGCCGCCCCCACCAGTACCAGCCACCAGCCCGAGGGCGAGCCCCAGGACCGGGACGAGGACCAGGGATGA